One genomic region from Pongo abelii isolate AG06213 chromosome 4, NHGRI_mPonAbe1-v2.0_pri, whole genome shotgun sequence encodes:
- the CAMLG gene encoding guided entry of tail-anchored proteins factor CAMLG isoform X1 has translation MESMAVATDGGERPGVPAGSGLSASQRRAELRRRKLLMNSEQRINRIMGFHRPGSGAEEESQTKSKQQDSDKLNSFSVPSVSKRVVLGDSVSTGTTDQQGGVAEVKGTQLGDKLDSFIKPPECSNDVNLELRQRNRGDLTADSVQRGSRHGLEQYLSRFEEAMKLRKQLISEKPSQEDGSTTEEFDSFRIFRLVGCALLALGVRAFVCKYLSIFAPFLTLQLAYMGLYKYFPKSEKKIKTTVLTAALLLSGIPAEVINRSMDTYSKMGEVFTDLCVYFFTFIFCHELLDYWGSEVP, from the exons ATGGAGTCGATGGCTGTCGCTACCGACGGCGGGGAGAGGCCGGGGGTCCCAGCGGGCTCAGGTCTGTCGGCTTCCCAGCGTCGGGCCGAGCTGCGTCGGAGAAAGCTGCTCATGAACTCGGAACAGCGCATCAACCGGATCATGGGCTTTCACAGGCCCGGGAGCGGCGCGG aagaagaaagtCAAACAAAATCAAAGCAGCAGGACAGTGATAAACTGAACTCCTTCAGCGTTCCTTCCGTTTCAAAGCGAGTAGTGCTGGGTGATTCAGTCAGTACAGGAACAACTGACCAGCAGGGTGGTGTGGCCGAGGTAAAGGGGACCCAACTGGGAGACAAATTGGACTCGTTCATTAAACCACCCGAGTGCAGTAATGATGTCAACCTTGAGCTCCGGCAGCGGAACAGAGGGGACCTGACAGCGGACTCGGTCCAGAGGGGTTCCCGCCATGGCCTAGAGCAGTACCTTTCCAGATTCGAAGAAGCAATGAAGCTAAGGAAACAGCTGATTAGTGAAAAACCCAGTCAAGAGGATGGAAGTACAACAGAAGAATTTGACTCTTTTCGAATATTTAGATTGGTGGGATGTGCTCTTCTTGCTCTTGGAGTCAGAGCTTTTGTTTGCAAATACTTG TCTATATTTGCTCCATTTCTTACTTTACAACTTGCGTACATGGgattatacaaatattttcccaag AGTGAAAAGAAGATAAAGACAACAGTACTAACAGCTGCACTTCTATTATCGGGAATTCCTGCCGAAGTGATAAATCGATCAATGGATACCTATAGCAAAATGGGCGAAGTCTTCACAGATCTCTGTGTCTACTTTTTCACTTTTATCTTTTGTCATGAACTGCTTGATTATTGGGGCTCTGAAGTACCATGA
- the CAMLG gene encoding guided entry of tail-anchored proteins factor CAMLG isoform X2: MESMAVATDGGERPGVPAGSGLSASQRRAELRRRKLLMNSEQRINRIMGFHRPGSGAEEESQTKSKQQDSDKLNSFSVPSVSKRVVLGDSVSTGTTDQQGGVAEVKGTQLGDKLDSFIKPPECSNDVNLELRQRNRGDLTADSVQRGSRHGLEQYLSRFEEAMKLRKQLISEKPSQEDGSTTEEFDSFRIFRLVGCALLALGVRAFVCKYLSEKKIKTTVLTAALLLSGIPAEVINRSMDTYSKMGEVFTDLCVYFFTFIFCHELLDYWGSEVP, translated from the exons ATGGAGTCGATGGCTGTCGCTACCGACGGCGGGGAGAGGCCGGGGGTCCCAGCGGGCTCAGGTCTGTCGGCTTCCCAGCGTCGGGCCGAGCTGCGTCGGAGAAAGCTGCTCATGAACTCGGAACAGCGCATCAACCGGATCATGGGCTTTCACAGGCCCGGGAGCGGCGCGG aagaagaaagtCAAACAAAATCAAAGCAGCAGGACAGTGATAAACTGAACTCCTTCAGCGTTCCTTCCGTTTCAAAGCGAGTAGTGCTGGGTGATTCAGTCAGTACAGGAACAACTGACCAGCAGGGTGGTGTGGCCGAGGTAAAGGGGACCCAACTGGGAGACAAATTGGACTCGTTCATTAAACCACCCGAGTGCAGTAATGATGTCAACCTTGAGCTCCGGCAGCGGAACAGAGGGGACCTGACAGCGGACTCGGTCCAGAGGGGTTCCCGCCATGGCCTAGAGCAGTACCTTTCCAGATTCGAAGAAGCAATGAAGCTAAGGAAACAGCTGATTAGTGAAAAACCCAGTCAAGAGGATGGAAGTACAACAGAAGAATTTGACTCTTTTCGAATATTTAGATTGGTGGGATGTGCTCTTCTTGCTCTTGGAGTCAGAGCTTTTGTTTGCAAATACTTG AGTGAAAAGAAGATAAAGACAACAGTACTAACAGCTGCACTTCTATTATCGGGAATTCCTGCCGAAGTGATAAATCGATCAATGGATACCTATAGCAAAATGGGCGAAGTCTTCACAGATCTCTGTGTCTACTTTTTCACTTTTATCTTTTGTCATGAACTGCTTGATTATTGGGGCTCTGAAGTACCATGA